The following coding sequences lie in one Apium graveolens cultivar Ventura chromosome 3, ASM990537v1, whole genome shotgun sequence genomic window:
- the LOC141715038 gene encoding uncharacterized protein LOC141715038, protein MIELLAEFDPIMQEHTSRILQGETHYHYLSHKIQNEMIQLLAQEVKGLIIDRVKDAKYFSFKLNCTSDASNDEQMSLVLRCVNVSESPIRVQEFFIDFLKVYDTSGLGLYNKLVEALNVHGFDIDNIRGQGYDNGSDMKGKNKVYHVSKLLQSEDMQIDIAIRELKGLPSFLQNYREVGFQDAMVEATEIANKMEVELIFVEKCVVHRKRQFDESTGEDVTQSAEENFKNNYFLYIIDQAISLFSTSFEENFGILWNFEKLKAIEPEKLRTFCNNLVNITIYGENSDLNGDDLYEDLCMVCRNLPEGINSVIDVLTYIKEMEGSYPNAWIAYRILLTIPVIVAYAK, encoded by the exons ATGATAGAACTACTTGCTGAGTTTGATCCTATTATGCAAGAACATACTAGCCGTATTTTACAAGGTGAGACACATTATCATTATTTGAGCCACAAAATTCAGAACGAGATGATACAACTACTGGCCCAGGAGGTCAAAGGTTTAATCATTGATAGAGTTAAAGAtgcaaaatatttttcatttaaaTTAAATTGTACCTCGGATGCAAGTAATGATGAACAAATGTCTCTTGTCTTAAGATGTGTGAATGTCTCAGAAAGTCCAATCAGAGTTCAAGAATTTTTTATTGATTTTCTAAAGGTCTATGATACATCAGGACTTGGATTGTATAATAAACTCGTAGAGGCGTTAAATGTTCATGGGTTTGATATTGATAATATTAGAGGGCAGGGGTATGACAACGGGTCTGATATGAAGGGAAAGAATAAAG TTTATCATGTTAGCAAACTTCTTCAAAGTGAAGACATGCAAATTGATATTGCTATTAGAGAATTAAAAGGTCTCCCTTCATTTCTTCAAAATTATAGAGAAGTTGGATTTCAGGATGCTATGGTTGAAGCTACTGAGATTGCCAATAAGATGGAAGTTGAACTGATATTTGTGGAAAAATGTGTGGTCCATAGAAAAAGGCAATTTGATGAGAGCACGGGTGAAGATGTGACACAATCAGCTGAggagaattttaagaataattatTTTCTCTATATTATTGATCAAGCTATTTCATTATTTAGTACCAg TTTTGaagaaaattttggaattttatgGAATTTTGAGAAGTTAAAGGCCATTGAGCCTGAAAAGTTGAGGACCTTTTGTAATAATCTTGTAAATATTACAATTTATGGTGAGAATTCAGATCTTAATGGTGATGATTTGTATGAAGACTTGTGTATGGTGTGTCGAAATTTGCCAGAAGGTATAAATAGTGTTATAGACGTGTTGACATACATCAAAGAAATGGAAGGTAGCTACCCAAATGCCTGGATTGCATATAGGATTCTTCTAACGATACCGGTTATTGTTGCTTATGCAAAATGA